CAGAATGAAGGCCATTCTTACGCATCGCCGCTTTGATACCCTGAATGCGTGAAGAGTCAGCCGGAAGTTTGATTTTCATCCATTCCGGTTTTCTTAACAGCGCTTCGCGCTCCGTAACCACGTTTTTAACCGGGATAAGGGCCATTTTATCGGCGTCGCGGTACTTAACACCGCGTTCCATCACAATGGGTTTACTCATAGCGTGCGTGTTCCAGTTGCGAAATCGAGGGAAAGCGTTTCAATTCAAGGGAATGTTGTATTTATCAACTATTTTTGAACGAACGACAGGCAGTATATCATTGATACGGACGATAAAGCAGCCTGTGAGGTCGCCAAATTGTAAAATAGTTGTTGTTTTGTGCCTTTGCCCCTATTGGGGCAGGCCGTGTGTTGGGCGGATCCTCAAAAAGCCTGGCGGACAATGTTGATAACATTTTCCAGCACCGGATCGCGAAGACTGAGCTTGTTGTAATGCAGTGAGATCTCGATGGATTCTGCATTTAGAGGCGCGAAAGGAATTTGCTCGAGCGGCCAACAGTGACGCAGCAGATTGTACAGTCGCGCAGGCATGATGGTGATCAAATCGCTGCTGCCAATCAGCGCGGCAATCGTGAACATATTGTAACTGCTGAAGCTAATCTGGCGATCCGGGAACAGATCGTTAATACGCTGGCGAAGATGGTTTAGGTTATGCCCATCATTCATGAATAAAGCGTATTCATAGTCGCGCAAATTTTCCATGGTCGCGGTCTGGCTTAGCGCAGGATGATTTTTGCGGCAAACCAGCAGCAATCCATCGGCATAAAGGACACTGTGAGCCAGGGCGCGAGAGCCGAAAGAGTTGCTGTCGATGATCAGGTCTGTCTGGAACTGAGCAAGCTGCGTTTCGGTGTCATTAACCTGAATATTTCGCAGCAATAATTGCGGCGCTTCACGTTTGACTGCCTGATAAATCGTGGGCAAGACCAGCGCACCTACCGAAGGGGAGGTGCCAATGGTAATGGTCCGTTGCTTATCATAACTTCCGGTCAGATCCAGCGCGCCGAGAATCGACTCTAGCCCCTGGCTAATGTACTCATGCAGGTGAGTGGCATACGCAGTGGGCGTGACTCCTTGACCTTTACGTATAAAAAGAGGGTCAGGAAAAATGGCGCGCAATTTTTGAATGGACTGACTAATTGCCGACGGGGTGAGATTAAGAATTTTCGCAGCATTAACGATACCCTTATGGACATATACTGCCTCAAAGATCGTTAATAAATTGAGGTCAATATTGCGTAAAGTCCGAAAAACTTGCGGCTTGTCTTGTCCGCCGGGATCAATCAGTCGTTTAGCTGGTAAATTATTATAATCCACGCTGTCACTCCGTATTCATTCACAATATGAATGATAGTTGAATTTATATATTATGCTTGTAGTGATTTTTAAAGTGTTTTGCGGATTTCACTTGTTTATCAAAATCAATCAGTTGAAAAATTACCGATCAAATGATGACCATTTATTCAGTAAATATTCATTTGTTGAATAAAAAATGATGAAATTAGTTCCACTCGCTCAAGCGCTTCGAAAATATAGAATCTGCGGATTATTGTAAAGCTGAAAAGCGGCAAATACGCGATGGCCAGCTAAATAAAGAGGCCATCATGTATTATATATTAAGCGGGAATATATTCGTGCGGGGGATTGTTTAGCAGCGCTAAAAGTTTACTCACCAGGAGAGGGCCAATAATACCCGGTGTGGCGTTTTCTACCCACTGACGCATTTGGGTCATTTCCATTCCTGCATAACCGCAAGGATTGATGCGCAGGAAGGGGGATAGATCCATGTTGATATTGAGCGCAAGCCCATGAAATGAGCACCCTTTTCTGATTCGCAAACCTAACGAGCAGATCTTCATCTCACCGACATACACCCCCGGCGCATCGGCACGCGGATGAGCGTCAATATCGTACTCAGCCAGGGTATCAACCACGGTTTGTTCGAGCAATGTGACCAATTCGCGAACACCCAGCTTACGACGCTTCAGATTCAGGAGAACGTACATGACCTGCTGACCAGGTCCGTGATAGGTCACTTGCCCGCCGCGGTCACTTTGGATAACAGGAATATCACCTGGAACTAATACGTGCTCTGCTTTTCCAGCCTGGCCTTGAGTGAAAACGGGATGATGCTCTACCAGCCAGATTTCGTCAGGCGTGTGGTCATCGCGAGAATCGGTGAAATCATGCATGGCCTGAGAGACAGGCTCATAGGGTTGCAGCCCGAGATGGCGGACAAGAATTTTATCCTGATACAAAACAGCAACTCCGGGGATGTGGCGACAAAAGGGTGTGGGGAGTATATCACAGAGGCTAAAGTGGGTTACCCGGCAAAGCGGGTAACCACGGGGATTACAGCACCATACGTACGATGTCGATATTACCAAGCTCTTCGTACAGCGTCTCAACCTGCTCAATATGCGTGGCAGTAATGGTAATTGAGACGGAATGGTAGTTGCCTTTGCTGCTCGGTTTTACCGTCGGAGAGTAGTCACCTGGCGCATGGCGCTGTACCACTTCAACCACCTGGTCAACCAGCTCCGGCAATGCCTGACCCATTACTTTGTAAGTAAATGAGGTTGGGAATTCAAGCAGTTCGTTAAGTTTGGTTTTCATGTCAGCTCCGGCAGTACATCAAAAATAATAACTCCCACAACGGGTGGGAGTTATCTGGATACCTAGTATATGGGGATGGAAATCACACTTTCAAGTGTTCAATTATTAACCAAACCAGTGATGGAACATCAATTTAATGTAATCAATGATTTTGCCGAAGAAATTGCCTTCAGGAATTTCGTCAAGAACAACCAGAGGGCGCTGATCGATGGTTTTTCCATCCAACTGGAAGTTGATAGTACCAACAACCTGGTTTTTCTTCAGTGGTGCGTGGAGTTCACTGGTGTTGAGCACGTAGCTGGCTTTCAAGTCTTTCATACGGCCACGAGGGATCGTCAGGTACAGATCTTTATCAACACCCAGCGACGCGCGGTCGTTGTCGCCAAACCACACTGGCTCAGAGGCAAACTCTTTACCGGCTTTAAGTGGGTTCACGGTCTCGAAGAAACGGAAGCCCCAGGTCAGCAGTTTTTTGCTTTCGGTTTCACGGCCTTTAAAGGTGCGCCCCCCCATCACGGCGGAGATCAAACGCATCTGACCTTCCGTTGCGGACGCCACCAGGTTGTAACCGGCTTTATCCGTATGGCCTGTTTTGATGCCGTCAACCTTCAGGCTGTTATCCCACAGTAAGCCGTTGCGGTTGGTCTGACGGATACCGTTAAAGGTAAATTCTTTTTCTTTATAGATGGTGTATTCGTTGGGAACGTCGCGGATAAGTGCCTGACCAATCAGCGCCATGTCACGTGCAGAACTGTACTGACCTTCAGCATCAAGGCCGTGAACGGTCTGGAAGTGGCTGTTTTTCAGACCCAGCGCGGAAACGTAGCTGTTCATCAAGCCAACGAACGCATCCTGGCTGCCCGCCGCAAAATCGGCCATCGCAACACAGGCATCGTTACCTGATTGCAGGTTGATACCCCGGATCAGCTGCGATACGGGAACCTGCATGCCTGGTTTCAGGAACATCAGGGAAGAGCCTTTGAACACCGGATTACCGGTAGCCCATGCATCGTTACCCACGGTAACCAGATCAGTTTCTTTGAACTTGCCCGCTTTCATGGCCTGACCGATGACATAGCTGGTCATCATCTTGGTGAGGCTAGCCGGGTCACGGCGTGAATCCGCGTTCATTTCAGCCAGCACTTTGCCAGAGTTGTAGTCGATCAGGATGTAGGATTCCGCGTCAATTTGCGGAACGCCAGGGATCATGGTCTTGATATTCAGGTCATCAGCGTGAGCAACTGACAGCGTTGCTGCGCAAAGGGCCGTGGTCAGCGCCATGCGCTGCAAAAAACGAGCGGAGAAAGTGGTCTTCATGGTCAGAACAACGACATCCGTGATGGAATTAAAAAAAGTGCCTTACTATAGCAAAAGCTATACAGGCAGGCATCCGACTTTCAGCACGAGTTTGTGAACGTTGGTTACACAAGCTGACAATTCGGATACCGCCGATTAATTAGTTTGCAACAGCGATAAACGACTGTAATTGCGCTTCGCTTTGCAGACGTTGCTGTAACGCGCTGGCCTGTGACTTGCTAGCGAATGGGCCCATCTGGATACGCCAGACGGCGCCGTTTTGCACCACACGACCCGGAACGTCGAACTGCTGCGTCAGACGTTGTTGATACTGCTGCGCACGTGCCTGATCGCTCACAGCGCCGACCTGAACCACAAATCCACCTGCGGTAGAGGTAGCCGTATTCTGTGCAGCGACCGGAGCCACGACG
This sequence is a window from Enterobacter sp. 638. Protein-coding genes within it:
- a CDS encoding YbeF family transcriptional regulator → MDYNNLPAKRLIDPGGQDKPQVFRTLRNIDLNLLTIFEAVYVHKGIVNAAKILNLTPSAISQSIQKLRAIFPDPLFIRKGQGVTPTAYATHLHEYISQGLESILGALDLTGSYDKQRTITIGTSPSVGALVLPTIYQAVKREAPQLLLRNIQVNDTETQLAQFQTDLIIDSNSFGSRALAHSVLYADGLLLVCRKNHPALSQTATMENLRDYEYALFMNDGHNLNHLRQRINDLFPDRQISFSSYNMFTIAALIGSSDLITIMPARLYNLLRHCWPLEQIPFAPLNAESIEISLHYNKLSLRDPVLENVINIVRQAF
- the lipB gene encoding lipoyl(octanoyl) transferase LipB; translation: MYQDKILVRHLGLQPYEPVSQAMHDFTDSRDDHTPDEIWLVEHHPVFTQGQAGKAEHVLVPGDIPVIQSDRGGQVTYHGPGQQVMYVLLNLKRRKLGVRELVTLLEQTVVDTLAEYDIDAHPRADAPGVYVGEMKICSLGLRIRKGCSFHGLALNINMDLSPFLRINPCGYAGMEMTQMRQWVENATPGIIGPLLVSKLLALLNNPPHEYIPA
- the dacA gene encoding D-alanyl-D-alanine carboxypeptidase DacA, which encodes MKTTFSARFLQRMALTTALCAATLSVAHADDLNIKTMIPGVPQIDAESYILIDYNSGKVLAEMNADSRRDPASLTKMMTSYVIGQAMKAGKFKETDLVTVGNDAWATGNPVFKGSSLMFLKPGMQVPVSQLIRGINLQSGNDACVAMADFAAGSQDAFVGLMNSYVSALGLKNSHFQTVHGLDAEGQYSSARDMALIGQALIRDVPNEYTIYKEKEFTFNGIRQTNRNGLLWDNSLKVDGIKTGHTDKAGYNLVASATEGQMRLISAVMGGRTFKGRETESKKLLTWGFRFFETVNPLKAGKEFASEPVWFGDNDRASLGVDKDLYLTIPRGRMKDLKASYVLNTSELHAPLKKNQVVGTINFQLDGKTIDQRPLVVLDEIPEGNFFGKIIDYIKLMFHHWFG
- the ybeD gene encoding DUF493 family protein YbeD — its product is MKTKLNELLEFPTSFTYKVMGQALPELVDQVVEVVQRHAPGDYSPTVKPSSKGNYHSVSITITATHIEQVETLYEELGNIDIVRMVL